Proteins encoded within one genomic window of Rhinoderma darwinii isolate aRhiDar2 chromosome 5, aRhiDar2.hap1, whole genome shotgun sequence:
- the LOC142652976 gene encoding uncharacterized protein LOC142652976 isoform X3 encodes MVPQTQQTELYEATSNLKNTVTQQLQIINLTSYALTPLERSVLEKGLTFSPTRRLDKFELTKDVYLFCRQLMFKILYHQPSMIDTLPEEDRQVFRDLLDLLKENESNEELGKFKFPYKTPSQKTPSFKLCPPIQIFFELVSKDIQDLDISKHQRDNLTKPERLALSSLSENDTFVIKEADKGGNIVLWGTEQYTQEALKQLTNTSFYQVLPSDPTDTFKKKLDLLIDAASHYGTINNNEWTAEECGSFIEELNENPWNIRLTAKISKEMVEFLDLKIKMHGPQVKTTLYRKETATNNLLHYQSFHPPHLKNGIPTGQFLRIRRNCSEEQDFKFHAKDLSERFKSRGYPQKVISKAFSKAAKSNRIQTFTPKHRIKDNKPRIITAYNSQWQDITKILNRNWNILLCEPKLIPHITERPLLTARRARNLGDRVTRSHFSRPTTRLGLYRSDKSRTTKTNTTSPINHQIGRKRY; translated from the exons ATGGTCCCCCAAACGCAGCAAACGGAACTTTACGAAGCAACATCAAATTTGAAAAACACCGTAACACAACAATTACAAATTATCAACCTCACCTCATATGCACTAACACCTTTGGAAAGGTCAGTTCTAGAAAAAGGACTCACTTTTTCGCCCACGAGAAGGCTAGATAAATTCGAACTAACTAAGGATGTCTATTTATTTTGTAGACAACTCATGTTTAAAATATTATATCATCAACCCTCCATGATTGACACCTTACCGGAGGAGGATAGACAAGTATTCCGAGATCTTTTGGATCTACTCAAAGAGAATGAGAGCAATGAAGAACTAGGTAAGTTTAAATTTccctataaaaccccctcacaaaaGACTCCGTCTTTTAAGCTATGTCCAccaatacaaattttttttgaaCTAGTGTCTAAGGATATTCAGGACTTGGACATATCTAAACATCAACGGGACAACCTCACAAAACCTGAGAGATTAGCTTTATCCTCCTTGagtgaaaatgacacatttgtcatCAAAGAAGCAGATAAAGGAGGTAATATTGTGTTGTGGGGTACGGAACAATATACCCAGGAAGCGTTAAAACAACTAACTAATACATCTTTTTACCAGGTTTTACCATCTGACCCAACTGATACCTTTAAGAAAAAATTGGATTTACTTATTGATGCAGCATCCCATTATGGTACCATCAATAACAATGAAT GGACAGCAGAAGAATGCGGGTCATTCATTGAAGAACTTAATGAGAATCCATGGAATATACGCCTCACTGCCAAAATTTCAAAGGAAATGGTTGAGTTCCTCGACTTAAAAATCAAAATGCACGGACCTCAAGTAAAGACCACACTGTACCGTAAAGAAACAGCTACTAATAATCTGCTCCATTACCAAAGTTTTCACCCTCCACACTTGAAAAATGGTATTCCAACAGGACAATTCCTGAGGATTAGGAGAAACTGTAGCGAGGAACAAGATTTCAAATTTCATGCAAAGGATCTAAGTGAAAGATTTAAATCAAGAGGATATCCACAAAAAGTTATTTCGAAAGCTTTTTCAAAAGCAGCAAAGAGCAATAGAATCCAGACATTCACACCCAAACATCGGATAAAAGACAACAAGCCAAGGATCATAACAGCCTATAACAGTCAATGGCAAGATATCACCAAAATATTAAATAGAAATTGGAACATTCTATTATGTGAACCCAAACTTATACCACACATAACCGAGAGACCTCTCCTAACAGCAAGAAGAGCCCGCAATCTTGGGGACAGGGTAACAAGAAGTCATTTTTCAAGACCGACGACACGACTAG GTTTATATAGGTCAGACAAGTCAAGAACTACGAAAACGAATACAACATCACCTATCAACCATCAGATTGGCAGAAAGAGATATTAA
- the LOC142652976 gene encoding uncharacterized protein LOC142652976 isoform X2, translated as MVPQTQQTELYEATSNLKNTVTQQLQIINLTSYALTPLERSVLEKGLTFSPTRRLDKFELTKDVYLFCRQLMFKILYHQPSMIDTLPEEDRQVFRDLLDLLKENESNEELGKFKFPYKTPSQKTPSFKLCPPIQIFFELVSKDIQDLDISKHQRDNLTKPERLALSSLSENDTFVIKEADKGGNIVLWGTEQYTQEALKQLTNTSFYQVLPSDPTDTFKKKLDLLIDAASHYGTINNNEWTAEECGSFIEELNENPWNIRLTAKISKEMVEFLDLKIKMHGPQVKTTLYRKETATNNLLHYQSFHPPHLKNGIPTGQFLRIRRNCSEEQDFKFHAKDLSERFKSRGYPQKVISKAFSKAAKSNRIQTFTPKHRIKDNKPRIITAYNSQWQDITKILNRNWNILLCEPKLIPHITERPLLTARRARNLGDRVTRSHFSRPTTRLGRGTKLIGSYACGDCNICQFVESSDTFTDPVDKKQYPLKSYINCRTKNIIYAITCSCPKVYIGQTSQELRKRIQHHLSTIRLAERDIKQNKILTSVASHFLQVHKDHIYV; from the exons ATGGTCCCCCAAACGCAGCAAACGGAACTTTACGAAGCAACATCAAATTTGAAAAACACCGTAACACAACAATTACAAATTATCAACCTCACCTCATATGCACTAACACCTTTGGAAAGGTCAGTTCTAGAAAAAGGACTCACTTTTTCGCCCACGAGAAGGCTAGATAAATTCGAACTAACTAAGGATGTCTATTTATTTTGTAGACAACTCATGTTTAAAATATTATATCATCAACCCTCCATGATTGACACCTTACCGGAGGAGGATAGACAAGTATTCCGAGATCTTTTGGATCTACTCAAAGAGAATGAGAGCAATGAAGAACTAGGTAAGTTTAAATTTccctataaaaccccctcacaaaaGACTCCGTCTTTTAAGCTATGTCCAccaatacaaattttttttgaaCTAGTGTCTAAGGATATTCAGGACTTGGACATATCTAAACATCAACGGGACAACCTCACAAAACCTGAGAGATTAGCTTTATCCTCCTTGagtgaaaatgacacatttgtcatCAAAGAAGCAGATAAAGGAGGTAATATTGTGTTGTGGGGTACGGAACAATATACCCAGGAAGCGTTAAAACAACTAACTAATACATCTTTTTACCAGGTTTTACCATCTGACCCAACTGATACCTTTAAGAAAAAATTGGATTTACTTATTGATGCAGCATCCCATTATGGTACCATCAATAACAATGAAT GGACAGCAGAAGAATGCGGGTCATTCATTGAAGAACTTAATGAGAATCCATGGAATATACGCCTCACTGCCAAAATTTCAAAGGAAATGGTTGAGTTCCTCGACTTAAAAATCAAAATGCACGGACCTCAAGTAAAGACCACACTGTACCGTAAAGAAACAGCTACTAATAATCTGCTCCATTACCAAAGTTTTCACCCTCCACACTTGAAAAATGGTATTCCAACAGGACAATTCCTGAGGATTAGGAGAAACTGTAGCGAGGAACAAGATTTCAAATTTCATGCAAAGGATCTAAGTGAAAGATTTAAATCAAGAGGATATCCACAAAAAGTTATTTCGAAAGCTTTTTCAAAAGCAGCAAAGAGCAATAGAATCCAGACATTCACACCCAAACATCGGATAAAAGACAACAAGCCAAGGATCATAACAGCCTATAACAGTCAATGGCAAGATATCACCAAAATATTAAATAGAAATTGGAACATTCTATTATGTGAACCCAAACTTATACCACACATAACCGAGAGACCTCTCCTAACAGCAAGAAGAGCCCGCAATCTTGGGGACAGGGTAACAAGAAGTCATTTTTCAAGACCGACGACACGACTAGGTAGAGGAACTAAACTTATAGGTTCATATGCATGTGGGGATTGCAATATATGTCAATTTGTTGAATCTAGTGACACTTTCACAGATCCAGTTGACAAAAAGCAATACCCACTTAAGTCATACATTAACTGTCGAACTAAAAATATCATTTATGCGATAACCTGTTCTTGTCCCAAGGTTTATATAGGTCAGACAAGTCAAGAACTACGAAAACGAATACAACATCACCTATCAACCATCAGATTGGCAGAAAGAGATATTAAACAAAACAAGATTCTGACCTCGGtggcttcacactttttacaagtACACAAAG ATCATATCTATGTATAG
- the LOC142652976 gene encoding uncharacterized protein LOC142652976 isoform X1, with translation MVPQTQQTELYEATSNLKNTVTQQLQIINLTSYALTPLERSVLEKGLTFSPTRRLDKFELTKDVYLFCRQLMFKILYHQPSMIDTLPEEDRQVFRDLLDLLKENESNEELGKFKFPYKTPSQKTPSFKLCPPIQIFFELVSKDIQDLDISKHQRDNLTKPERLALSSLSENDTFVIKEADKGGNIVLWGTEQYTQEALKQLTNTSFYQVLPSDPTDTFKKKLDLLIDAASHYGTINNNEWTAEECGSFIEELNENPWNIRLTAKISKEMVEFLDLKIKMHGPQVKTTLYRKETATNNLLHYQSFHPPHLKNGIPTGQFLRIRRNCSEEQDFKFHAKDLSERFKSRGYPQKVISKAFSKAAKSNRIQTFTPKHRIKDNKPRIITAYNSQWQDITKILNRNWNILLCEPKLIPHITERPLLTARRARNLGDRVTRSHFSRPTTRLGRGTKLIGSYACGDCNICQFVESSDTFTDPVDKKQYPLKSYINCRTKNIIYAITCSCPKVYIGQTSQELRKRIQHHLSTIRLAERDIKQNKILTSVASHFLQVHKGKTSCLKVTGLEHIQTNIRGGNIVPRLLQHEARWIFNVKCMSPRGINEELLFTGFYKT, from the exons ATGGTCCCCCAAACGCAGCAAACGGAACTTTACGAAGCAACATCAAATTTGAAAAACACCGTAACACAACAATTACAAATTATCAACCTCACCTCATATGCACTAACACCTTTGGAAAGGTCAGTTCTAGAAAAAGGACTCACTTTTTCGCCCACGAGAAGGCTAGATAAATTCGAACTAACTAAGGATGTCTATTTATTTTGTAGACAACTCATGTTTAAAATATTATATCATCAACCCTCCATGATTGACACCTTACCGGAGGAGGATAGACAAGTATTCCGAGATCTTTTGGATCTACTCAAAGAGAATGAGAGCAATGAAGAACTAGGTAAGTTTAAATTTccctataaaaccccctcacaaaaGACTCCGTCTTTTAAGCTATGTCCAccaatacaaattttttttgaaCTAGTGTCTAAGGATATTCAGGACTTGGACATATCTAAACATCAACGGGACAACCTCACAAAACCTGAGAGATTAGCTTTATCCTCCTTGagtgaaaatgacacatttgtcatCAAAGAAGCAGATAAAGGAGGTAATATTGTGTTGTGGGGTACGGAACAATATACCCAGGAAGCGTTAAAACAACTAACTAATACATCTTTTTACCAGGTTTTACCATCTGACCCAACTGATACCTTTAAGAAAAAATTGGATTTACTTATTGATGCAGCATCCCATTATGGTACCATCAATAACAATGAAT GGACAGCAGAAGAATGCGGGTCATTCATTGAAGAACTTAATGAGAATCCATGGAATATACGCCTCACTGCCAAAATTTCAAAGGAAATGGTTGAGTTCCTCGACTTAAAAATCAAAATGCACGGACCTCAAGTAAAGACCACACTGTACCGTAAAGAAACAGCTACTAATAATCTGCTCCATTACCAAAGTTTTCACCCTCCACACTTGAAAAATGGTATTCCAACAGGACAATTCCTGAGGATTAGGAGAAACTGTAGCGAGGAACAAGATTTCAAATTTCATGCAAAGGATCTAAGTGAAAGATTTAAATCAAGAGGATATCCACAAAAAGTTATTTCGAAAGCTTTTTCAAAAGCAGCAAAGAGCAATAGAATCCAGACATTCACACCCAAACATCGGATAAAAGACAACAAGCCAAGGATCATAACAGCCTATAACAGTCAATGGCAAGATATCACCAAAATATTAAATAGAAATTGGAACATTCTATTATGTGAACCCAAACTTATACCACACATAACCGAGAGACCTCTCCTAACAGCAAGAAGAGCCCGCAATCTTGGGGACAGGGTAACAAGAAGTCATTTTTCAAGACCGACGACACGACTAGGTAGAGGAACTAAACTTATAGGTTCATATGCATGTGGGGATTGCAATATATGTCAATTTGTTGAATCTAGTGACACTTTCACAGATCCAGTTGACAAAAAGCAATACCCACTTAAGTCATACATTAACTGTCGAACTAAAAATATCATTTATGCGATAACCTGTTCTTGTCCCAAGGTTTATATAGGTCAGACAAGTCAAGAACTACGAAAACGAATACAACATCACCTATCAACCATCAGATTGGCAGAAAGAGATATTAAACAAAACAAGATTCTGACCTCGGtggcttcacactttttacaagtACACAAAGGTAAGACTTCTTGTCTTAAAGTGACCGGTCTggaacacatacagacaaacattAGAGGGGGCAATATAGTCCCCAGACTTCTGCAACATGAAGCAAGGTGGATCTTCAATGTAAAATGCATGTCCCCTAGGGGCATAAATGAAGAACTACTATTTACCGGTTTCTATAAAACATAA